The following proteins are co-located in the Megalobrama amblycephala isolate DHTTF-2021 linkage group LG12, ASM1881202v1, whole genome shotgun sequence genome:
- the ccdc92 gene encoding coiled-coil domain-containing protein 92, whose product MASVSVTLENQLHSAQKNLLFLQQDHANTLKGLHAEIRRLQQHCTDLTYELTMRSSDPGDDGEARCRELHQRCEELEAQLKAKEQENTELLRDLEQKNAMISVLENTIREREKKYLDELKLKSHKLAVLSGELEQRASTIAYLTSQLHATKKRLLAGGTAGISPSVSPVGSFKPTPPTAPAASGNDKDIRQPETPRRRMRKSLSQPLHSEYTELYRMGAVDGRRVVLRESVDAMPDPTPFLQAREPAAPAESQPVLRERPSVIPPITSSTTPPAPSSPAHIPVPPSPRNSPAREGPHPRANAHIGVAHRIHRSPSAGGGAARQQAEVETLAVDQVNGEQVVRKRSGADRTV is encoded by the exons ATGGCATCGGTGAGTGTGACCTTGGAGAATCAActgcacagtgcgcagaagaaCCTGCTGTTCCTGCAACAAGACCATGCCAACACACTGAAAGGCCTTCACGCTGAGATCCGCCGCCTACAACAGCACTGCACAG ACCTGACATATGAGCTGACAATGCGGAGCTCAGATCCAGGCG atGATGGTGAGGCTCGCTGCAGAGAGCTGCACCAGCGCTGTGAGGAGCTGGAGGCTCAGCTGAAGGCTAAAGAGCAGGAGAACACGGAGCTCCTGCGGGATCTGGAGCAGAAGAACGCCATGATCTCAGTATTGGAGAACACCATCCGTGAGCGAGAGAAGAAGTACCTGGATGAGCTAAAGTTGAAGAGCCATAAGTTGGCTGTGCTGTCTGGAGAGCTGGAGCAGAGAGCCAGCACCATCGCCTACCTCACCTCCCAGCTCCACGCTACCAAAAAACGCCTTCTCGCCGGCGGCACGGCAGGCATAAGCCCCTCCGTCAGTCCCGTCGGCTCTTTCAAACCCACCCCTCCTACTGCTCCCGCAGCGTCGGGAAACGACAAGGACATCCGGCAACCCGAGACTCCTCGCAGGCGCATGCGCAAAAGCCTTTCGCAGCCGCTGCACTCTGAATACACAGAGCTGTACCGGATGGGCGCCGTAGACGGCCGTAGGGTGGTGCTGAGAGAATCGGTAGATGCCATGCCAGATCCTACGCCATTCCTGCAAGCCAGAGAGCCAGCGGCCCCTGCAGAGTCTCAACCAGTGCTGCGGGAACGCCCCTCTGTAATCCCGCCCATCACGTCTTCAACCACACCCCCTGCACCTTCAAGCCCCGCCCACATCCCTGTGCCTCCGAGCCCTAGGAATAGTCCAGCACGGGAGGGACCCCATCCCCGTGCTAACGCGCATATAGGAGTGGCGCACCGGATCCACCGCTCGCCCTCAGCAGGCGGAGGCGCAGCTCGGCAACAGGCGGAGGTGGAGACCCTCGCCGTGGACCAGGTCAATGGGGAGCAGGTGGTTCGCAAACGTTCAGGTGCAGACAGAACTGTTTAA
- the prnpa gene encoding prion protein a produces the protein MSSGQLMPLCTCTCVSRTLIHPRTAEQRGGRHLDSHPEPSKIHFLQIRIQLSPGMLSLYKIFSLMNCLLLLTVMFPVVQSRRGGGFGRGGGRGGGWGGSSSGRAGWGGGAGHYRAPPVHTGGSSGHSTGKVAGAAAAGALGGMLVGHGLSSMARPGYGYGHGYGGYGGYGGYGAGYGHGHGHGHGHGHGGHDFHNETDVDYYTGAASAGPLNSCVTVLGLVMSFLLGYFLS, from the exons atGAGCAGCGGTCAGTTAATGCCACTGTGTACGTGTACATGTGTGAGTCGTACTCTCATTCATCCAAGAACAGCAGAACAGAGAGGAGGACGACACTTGGACAGCCATCCTGAACCTTCCAAAATACATTTCCTCCAGATACGTATTCAAC TGTCTCCCGGCATGCTTTCCCTATATAAAATCTTCTCTTTGATGAACTGCCTGTTACTCCTCACGGTGATGTTTCCGGTGGTCCAGTCGCGTCGGGGCGGGGGCTTCGGCCGCGGCGGAGGCCGAGGTGGAGGATGGGGCGGCAGCAGCTCCGGTCGTGCGGGCTGGGGAGGAGGCGCCGGGCATTACCGTGCTCCACCCGTCCATACCGGAGGCTCCTCGGGACACAGTACTGGGAAGGTAGCAGGGGCGGCTGCTGCCGGAGCTCTTGGAGGAATGCTGGTCGGCCACGGCTTGAGCTCCATGGCTCGACCCGGATACGGGTACGGGCACGGGTATGGAGGCTATGGAGGATATGGAGGCTATGGAGCTGGGTACGGGCACGGACATGGACACGGGCACGGGCACGGGCATGGAGGACATGACTTCCATAATGAGACAGATGTGGATTACTACACAGGTGCTGCCAGTGCCGGACCCCTTAATAGCTGTGTGACAGTCTTGGGACTCGTGATGTCCTTCTTACTTGGGTATTTTCTATCATAA
- the rassf2a gene encoding ras association domain-containing protein 2a gives MDDRNDGVRVGENKFISKSNILSYLKTYNLYYEGKNLQLRHREEEEELIIEGLLNISWGLRRPIRLQMQDDHERIKPPPSSTSWHSGCNLDNQSQEGQTQTPQSLPQMEVTPPEDQSSNGTTPHHEEVEEEDVCDVSSQLLRTKSDAGVLRRGRKRSPSDQRRIRRHRFSINGHFYNHKTAVFTPAYGSVTNVRINSCMTTPQVLRVLLNKFKIENSPDDFALYLVHTSGERVQLKRTDYPLVVRILQGPCEHVCKIFLMEQDLGEEIPYEVAQYIKFEMPVLQSFITKLKEEEDREVQKLRSRYKYLRCIIEKQLQCLPEGSTCM, from the exons ATGGATGACAGGAATGACGGCGTACGGGTTGGAGAGAACAAATTCATCAGCAA GAGCAACATTCTCTCTTATTTAAAGACCTACAATCTCTACTATGAAGGAAAGAACCTGCAGCTGCGACACAGAGAG GAAGAGGAGGAGCTGATCATAGAAGGACTTCTCAATATCTCATGGGGTTTGCGTCGACCAATCAGGCTTCAGATGCAGGATGACCATGAGCGAATCAAACCTCCTCCCTCATCTACCTCCTGGCACTCAGGGTGTAACCTAGACAACCAGAG TCAGGAGGGTCAGACACAGACTCCTCAATCTCTCCCTCAGATGGAAGTGACTCCCCCAGAGGACCAATCGAGCAACGGCACAACACCACACCATGAAGAAGTTGAAGAAGAAG ATGTGTGTGACGTCTCCTCTCAGCTTCTTAGAACCAAAAGTGATGCTGGTGTACTGAGACGGGGCAGGAAACGGTCTCCTAGTGACCAGCGGCGAATCAGAAGACACAGATTTTCCATCAACGGTCACTTCTACAACCACAAG acGGCCGTGTTCACACCTGCGTATGGTTCCGTAACTAACGTACGGATCAACAGCTGTATGACCACACCACAGGTGCTGCGGGTGTTACTGAACAAGTTTAAGATTGAGAACAGCCCAGATGATTTCGCCCTCTACCTCGTTCATACCAGCGGAG AGCGTGTTCAGTTGAAGCGTACAGACTACCCATTAGTAGTGAGAATACTTCAGGGACCATGTGAGCACGTGTGCAAGATCTTCCTCATGGAGCAGGATCTGGGAGAGGAGATTCCCTATGaa GTGGCACAGTACATAAAGTTTGAGATGCCTGTTCTGCAGAGCTTTATTACCAAACTGAAGGAAGAGGAGGACAGAGAGGTTCAAAAGCTGAGAAGCAG ATACAAGTATCTGCGGTGTATCATTGAGAAACAGCTCCAGTGTTTACCAGAGGGTTCCACCTGTATGTGA